GAGCGAATAGCGCCGTTCGATCCGTTGGACCGGCGGTGCCTCCATGGTCTCGTAGATCACGTCCGGCGTCGCTTCCTGGGCATCGACGATGTAGCGATCGTAGGGAATGTTCACTACCGGCGGCGGCACGTCGACATAGAAGCCGCCGACCGCGCGCGGATCGCGATAGCTGTTGTCGATGATGACGAGCTCTTGCCCGCGGGGGTCCCTGCGGATTCGACGCAGCAGCGAGCCGTCCGGGCCGACCACGGTGATCACCTCGCTGCCATCAGGGCGGATCACGACGGTGCGGGTTTCGCCGCCGAAGGTCTCGGTGCGGATGTCGCGGGCGCCATAGCGGAAGCGATAGAGATCGTTGCCGCGGACATATTCCTGCCCGCCGGGGTCGCGGATGATGATGCGATCCGGCTCGGTGTAGATGGTGCGGCCGCCTTCGACGACCTCCTGGCGCTGATTGGCATAGTCGGCGATGGTGGCGCCGATCACGGCACCGGCCACCACGCCCGCGCCGAACGCCAGCGGCGTCAGGTCACGCTGCTGCGGACGCGGCGCCGGCGGCAAGGGTGCCGCGACCGTCGGCGCGGCGCGGAAGGCCGGAGTAACTGTCGGCGGCGCGTTCTGCGCCCTGTCGGGCGGTGCCGTGGCCGCCGCCGAACCAGGGACGACAGACGGCGCTGCGGCGCCGGCGGGCGGCGCGGGTCGGGTCGGGACGCCCGCCTGCGGTGCCGCAGGCGGAGTTCCGGCAGCCGGCGCGCCGGCAGGCGGCGTCCCACCCTGACGTCCGGGCGGGGTCGTCACCGCGCCACCGGGAGCCGGCGTTGCTGTCGGGGCCGGGGTGGCACCTGGAGCCGGTGTTCCCGCAGCCGGAGGCGCGCCGGGACGTCCGGGCGGCGTCGTCGGGGTGCCACTTGGCGCCGGGGTGGCACCTGGAGCCGGTGTTCCTGCAGCCGGAGGGGCACCGGGACGTCCGGGCGGCGTCGTTGGGGTGACATTTGGCGTCGGCGTGGCGCCTGGAGCCGGTGTTCCTGCAGCGGGAGGAGCGCCGGGACGTCCGGGCGGCGTCGTCGGGGTGCCACCTGGCGCTGGCGTGGCGCCCGGAGCCGGTGACCCTGCAGCCGGGGGAGCACCGGGGCGTCCGGGCGGCGTGCTGCCAGGCGATGGCGTCGCGGAGGGGGTGGGTGTGGGCGTGGTTGTCGGGGCAGCAGGTGTCGTGGCCGGGCGAGCTGCCGGTGCTGCGGGCGACGGAGTGGGCGTTGCGGTCGGAGCGGGCGTCGCCGCCGGCGCAGGCCGTGCCGCAGAAGGTGGCGTGGCTGCAGCAGGCGGAGGTGGCGGAGGAGTCGGACGCGCCGGTGCTGCCGCGGGCGGTGGCGGAGTCGGTGTCGGTGCGTGCTGCTGTGGGGCTGCTGCCGGAGGCGGCGGTGTCGGGGCATGTTGCTGCGGAGCCGCGGCCGGAGGCGGTGTCGGCGCCTTGGGTGCAGCCGGCGGCGGCGGGGGTGGCGGAGGAGCCTGACGGGTCGCGGGCGGCGCAGCCGGCGGTGGCGGCGGCGTCGGGCGGGCCGGTGCGGCAGCCGGCGGAGGCGCGGCGGGGGGATGTGGCGGTGCAGCCGCCGGCGGCGGTGCGGCCGGTGCCTTGGGCGCGGCAGGTGGCGGCGCAGCAGGTGGCGGCGGAGGCGGCGCTGCCGGGCGCGCAGCGGGCGGCGGTGCCTTTGGCGCTTCCTTCGGAGGCTGCTTCGGTTTTCCGTCAGGGCCCAATTCTGGCTGGGCCTGGGCGACCACGAGCGGCGGCGCGCTTTGCGCATGCGATGCGGAGCTTGCAAATTGCATCGCGGTCAGAGCGGTCGTGGCAAGCAGCACGAAACGAAGGCTGGTCATGTGGTTCAACTTCCCCGGAAGGTTCTTTGACGAAGCGTTGGTTTGAAGTCTTGGTTCAACGAAGTGTTGGAATGAACGGCTACGCGTTAGGCCGCATTGTGGCGGGCGAAGTGGTCGCGGCCCGATTTATTTCTGCACGCAAATCACGTCACTATGGCGACGTTCATTGCGCATTCAGACGCTGGTTGCAATCGCCTCACATGTGATCGCTCTCGTCTCACATGTGCCCCTGCGACGAATTGGCATCCGTCGCGGGATTCGGCGCGAGCGGACCGTTCGGTCCGCGCGATGGAATCTCTTCAGGCATGCGACCCGGCAATTCATCGGGCCGCGGTGACTCGCCGGGCTCGTGCACCGGCGGCGTGATTTCAGGCTGCGGATTGCCCGGCGGAATTCCGGGCGGCGGCTCGGTCGGCGTGCCGGGTGTCGATGGCGGTATCTCGGGCGGTTCAATCGGCATCGGCATCACAAAGATCAGTTATCGGAAAACGACAACGATAATGCCGCGCCGATGTTCCCCGGCGCGCCGCGCTATTCCGGTGCGTGACAGACCGCCTCGATGTTGTGGCCGTCGGGGTCCAGCACGAAGGCGCCATAATAGTTCGCGTGATAATGCAGGCGAAGGCCGGGCGGCCCGTTGTCGCGGCCACCGGCGGCCATCGCAGCCTTGTAGAACGCGTCGACCGTCGCGCGGTCCTTGGCGAGGATCGCGACATGCACCGGCTTGTTCATCGCGCCCTCGCCGCCGATCCAGAAGTCGGGCTTGCCGCCGGCGCCGAATCCGGCTGCCGCGGCGTGACCGGTCTGCTCTGCCGTGA
This portion of the Bradyrhizobium diazoefficiens genome encodes:
- a CDS encoding OmpA family protein; amino-acid sequence: MTTPPGRQGGTPPAGAPAAGTPPAAPQAGVPTRPAPPAGAAAPSVVPGSAAATAPPDRAQNAPPTVTPAFRAAPTVAAPLPPAPRPQQRDLTPLAFGAGVVAGAVIGATIADYANQRQEVVEGGRTIYTEPDRIIIRDPGGQEYVRGNDLYRFRYGARDIRTETFGGETRTVVIRPDGSEVITVVGPDGSLLRRIRRDPRGQELVIIDNSYRDPRAVGGFYVDVPPPVVNIPYDRYIVDAQEATPDVIYETMEAPPVQRIERRYSLDEIRYSPNVRMAMPSIDVNTINFETGSWVIPPDQAARLQTIADGLNRAIQRNPREVFLIEGHTDAVGNDVDNLSLSDRRAQSAAELLTQQFGVPAENLTSQGYGKQYLKEQTDGPSRINRRVTVRRITPLLNGGQASLPPPPPGTTPPR
- a CDS encoding VOC family protein: MIDHLGLSVSDYEAAKAFYSKALAPLDYSLIMEVTAEQTGHAAAAGFGAGGKPDFWIGGEGAMNKPVHVAILAKDRATVDAFYKAAMAAGGRDNGPPGLRLHYHANYYGAFVLDPDGHNIEAVCHAPE